A single Candidatus Thalassolituus haligoni DNA region contains:
- a CDS encoding M48 family metallopeptidase — protein MNPHPLRYLSAYSSDVQHQASQLLNSNQLGSLLKQRHPQAHQLSSGLLYDYAQDLKNRYMRSSPPISKVIYDDKIHVVEHALGLHTFVSRVQGGKLKAKNEIRISTLFRNSPEAFLRMIIVHELSHLKEKAHNKAFYKLCQHMEPDYFQLELDVRLYLCHRDLYGDLW, from the coding sequence ATGAATCCCCATCCGCTACGTTATTTGTCGGCCTACTCCAGCGACGTCCAGCACCAGGCCAGCCAGCTGCTGAATAGCAACCAACTCGGCAGCCTGCTCAAACAGCGCCATCCACAGGCCCACCAGCTGTCGTCCGGGTTACTGTATGACTATGCTCAAGATCTCAAAAACCGCTATATGCGTTCGTCGCCGCCGATCAGCAAAGTAATTTACGACGACAAAATTCATGTGGTTGAGCACGCCCTGGGGCTGCATACCTTTGTCAGCCGGGTGCAGGGAGGCAAACTGAAGGCCAAAAACGAAATTCGGATCTCGACGCTGTTTCGCAACAGCCCCGAAGCCTTTCTGCGCATGATTATTGTTCATGAGCTATCCCATCTGAAAGAAAAAGCCCACAACAAGGCGTTTTACAAACTCTGCCAGCATATGGAACCGGACTACTTCCAGCTGGAGCTGGATGTACGGCTGTACCTTTGTCACCGGGATTTATACGGCGATTTGTGGTGA
- a CDS encoding TRAP transporter large permease subunit: MIGIVMFIVALLMLMFGFPVAFTFGGVALIFGVIAEGPDMFAFMPFRIQSIMENVTLMAVPLFIFMGIVLQRTRLAEQLLEAMGKLFGRVRGGLAISTVLVGALLAASTGVVGASVVAMGLISLPVMLKYNYDKSLACGTICASGTLGQIIPPSIILIILGDVMGIPVGDLFQAAVMPGFILIGIYILYILVYSFLKPEAAPALPIEDDGNTRTQMYTQAIIAIIPPLALILVVLGSIFAGVATPTESSALGGIGAILLATVYGQFSWKMLYQSAQETVKITAMVFAILLGATAFSMAFTYTGGDYIVEEILTNLPGGEIGFLILSMVAILILGFFIDFVEISFIIVPILAPVADSLGVAPLWFAILIAMNLQTSFLTPPFGFALFYLKGVSPPQVQTTDIYKGVIPFILMQVGVVVSIMMFPEFYGLVD, from the coding sequence GTGATTGGTATTGTGATGTTTATTGTGGCCCTGCTGATGCTGATGTTCGGCTTCCCGGTGGCCTTTACCTTTGGCGGTGTGGCACTGATTTTCGGCGTTATTGCCGAAGGCCCGGACATGTTCGCCTTTATGCCGTTCCGTATTCAAAGCATTATGGAAAACGTCACCCTGATGGCGGTTCCACTGTTTATTTTTATGGGCATCGTGCTGCAACGCACCCGACTGGCGGAACAATTACTGGAAGCCATGGGCAAGCTGTTTGGCCGGGTTCGTGGCGGTTTGGCGATCTCAACCGTGCTGGTTGGTGCCCTGCTGGCGGCTTCGACCGGCGTGGTCGGTGCCTCTGTCGTGGCCATGGGTCTGATCTCCTTACCCGTGATGCTGAAGTACAACTACGACAAGTCCCTGGCCTGCGGCACTATTTGTGCTTCTGGAACGCTGGGGCAAATTATTCCACCGTCCATTATCCTGATTATTCTGGGTGACGTGATGGGGATTCCGGTCGGCGACCTGTTCCAGGCAGCAGTGATGCCCGGCTTTATTCTGATTGGCATTTATATCCTCTACATCCTGGTGTATTCCTTCCTCAAACCGGAAGCCGCCCCGGCGCTCCCCATCGAAGACGACGGCAATACCAGAACCCAGATGTACACCCAGGCGATCATCGCCATTATTCCGCCGCTGGCGTTAATTCTGGTGGTACTGGGATCGATCTTTGCTGGTGTCGCCACGCCGACCGAATCCTCGGCTCTGGGCGGTATTGGTGCGATTTTACTGGCGACTGTGTACGGCCAGTTCAGCTGGAAAATGCTTTATCAGTCGGCTCAGGAAACCGTCAAGATCACCGCTATGGTATTCGCGATATTGCTCGGTGCCACCGCCTTCAGCATGGCCTTCACCTACACCGGTGGCGACTACATTGTTGAAGAAATCCTGACCAACCTGCCGGGTGGTGAAATCGGCTTCCTGATCCTGTCGATGGTGGCGATTCTGATTCTCGGCTTCTTTATCGATTTCGTTGAAATCAGCTTTATTATCGTCCCGATTCTGGCACCAGTCGCCGACTCGCTGGGAGTAGCACCGCTGTGGTTTGCTATTCTGATTGCGATGAACCTGCAAACCAGCTTTCTGACACCGCCGTTTGGATTTGCGCTCTTTTATCTGAAAGGCGTCTCACCGCCACAGGTGCAGACCACGGATATCTACAAGGGCGTTATTCCCTTCATTCTGATGCAGGTAGGTGTGGTAGTTTCCATTATGATGTTCCCTGAGTTTTACGGTCTGGTTGACTAG
- a CDS encoding glycoside hydrolase family 9 protein translates to MSLAIAAIGTQAHASPNYGEALQKSIYFYEAQQAGELPAWNRVEWRGDSTPDDGADNGVDLTGGWFDAGDHVKFGLPMAASATMLAWGVIENPAAYTQSGQMVHIKNNLRFVADYFVNAHPAPHVLYGQVGTGSSDHAWWGPAEVMHATSGAASTRPSYAITESCPGSDLAGETAAALAAIAMVFASDDPTYSATLLTHAEQLYDFAKNFQGKYSDCITDAQSFYNSWSGYQDELVWSAAWLYKATGNNTYLTNAKTDYNQLGTEGQSSNKSYKWTQAWDDKSYGSYVLLAQLTGESQYRADAERWLDYWSTGYNGEQVPYTAGGLAQLDQWGANRYAANTAWVALVYSDYLKSIEPSNSRINSYYNFATSQLEYLLGDNPMGHPYQIGLTSSGPLNPHHRTAHGSWADNISTPVQSRHLLIGALVGGPASGDSYTDDRTDYVANEVATDYNAGFTSALARLYLDFGGSPIAESEFPPAEVRDTEFFVEAKVNASGPRFVELATQVHNRSAWPARISNALTMRYWVDLSSEIAAGYAATDVTVSTAYSQASAISQLTSWGDPSDNIYYVDISFAGINIFPGGQSDEKKEVQFRLSLPTNTNDSDWDNSDDPSWDNYTSALIDAPKIALYDAGVLVWGTEPTPACGADTGINCIPSATATSTTTPYETAVSISLSGSDEDGSINGYQLDTAPSHGSVTITASSADYTPASGYFGSDSFTYVVVDDQGASSTPAIVSITVEEPIVPAVSISSPVDGSDIIQGSDFVLSFDMSNVDSVEIQLNGGVVASANASGAVTLTAPSTTGSFTVSLTGLDESGTATGASATLTLNAIVAPPNSAPVAAFSVSNSFLNINLDASASTDDDGDTLTYQWDLGDGNSASGVTSNYSYSTAGSYDITLTVSDGEDSDTSTQSVTVAEAQPGSFDCSIGTIDEWNTGAVFNDIVVTNLGDSAAAWTVVLPVNGATSIANSWGASVALSGSDIIATGGSLAAGASYSFGFQLAHDGNFSSGGCNDASGTTGTDTGTDTGTDTGTETGDTGTAACSFTIEDEWNTGYTGRVDLTNTGSSNIDGWAVSWSFTDGSTMTSGWNASFSGSDPITAIPVSWNSSIAPGATVSFGFQGDKGSSGAPSVTVTGDICQ, encoded by the coding sequence TTGTCTCTCGCCATTGCCGCCATCGGAACGCAAGCTCATGCCAGCCCCAACTACGGCGAAGCGTTACAAAAATCCATCTATTTTTACGAAGCCCAACAAGCCGGTGAGTTACCTGCCTGGAATAGGGTGGAATGGCGCGGCGACTCTACCCCTGACGACGGTGCCGACAACGGCGTTGATCTGACCGGCGGATGGTTTGATGCCGGCGACCACGTCAAATTCGGTTTGCCGATGGCCGCTTCCGCCACCATGCTGGCTTGGGGTGTGATCGAAAACCCTGCGGCTTACACCCAATCCGGCCAAATGGTTCATATCAAGAACAATCTGCGTTTTGTCGCCGATTATTTTGTTAATGCCCACCCTGCTCCCCATGTGTTGTACGGTCAGGTTGGCACCGGCTCCAGTGACCACGCATGGTGGGGGCCTGCCGAAGTAATGCATGCCACTTCGGGAGCAGCATCAACCCGTCCCTCCTACGCCATTACTGAATCCTGCCCTGGCTCCGACCTGGCTGGTGAAACCGCCGCCGCGCTCGCCGCCATCGCCATGGTATTTGCCAGCGACGATCCGACCTACTCAGCCACCCTGCTGACTCACGCAGAACAGCTGTACGACTTCGCAAAAAACTTTCAGGGCAAATATTCCGATTGCATTACCGACGCCCAGTCGTTCTACAATTCCTGGAGCGGTTATCAAGATGAACTGGTCTGGTCTGCGGCCTGGCTGTACAAGGCCACTGGTAACAACACCTATCTGACTAACGCCAAAACCGACTATAACCAGCTCGGCACTGAAGGCCAAAGCAGCAACAAATCCTACAAATGGACCCAGGCCTGGGACGACAAGTCTTACGGTTCCTATGTACTGCTGGCGCAGCTGACCGGCGAAAGCCAGTACCGGGCCGATGCCGAGCGCTGGCTCGATTACTGGAGTACCGGCTACAACGGTGAGCAAGTCCCTTACACCGCCGGTGGCCTGGCACAGCTGGATCAATGGGGTGCCAACCGCTATGCGGCCAATACCGCCTGGGTCGCACTGGTGTATTCGGACTACCTCAAATCCATTGAGCCATCCAACAGCCGCATCAACAGCTACTACAACTTCGCCACCAGCCAGCTTGAATACCTGCTGGGTGACAACCCGATGGGTCACCCCTACCAGATTGGTCTGACCTCGTCAGGGCCACTCAACCCGCACCATCGTACGGCCCACGGCAGCTGGGCAGATAACATCAGCACCCCGGTTCAAAGCCGCCACCTGCTGATTGGCGCACTGGTCGGTGGGCCAGCCAGCGGCGACAGCTATACCGATGATCGTACCGATTATGTTGCCAATGAAGTTGCCACCGACTACAACGCCGGTTTCACCTCGGCGCTGGCACGCCTCTATCTCGACTTTGGTGGTAGTCCCATCGCCGAGAGCGAATTTCCACCCGCAGAAGTACGTGATACCGAGTTTTTTGTCGAAGCCAAGGTTAACGCCAGCGGCCCCCGCTTTGTCGAGCTGGCCACCCAGGTACATAACCGTTCAGCCTGGCCTGCCCGTATCAGCAATGCGCTGACGATGCGTTACTGGGTTGATCTCAGCAGCGAAATAGCCGCAGGATATGCCGCAACAGATGTCACGGTTTCGACCGCTTACAGCCAGGCCAGCGCTATCAGCCAGCTGACGTCATGGGGTGATCCATCTGATAATATTTACTACGTCGACATATCCTTTGCCGGTATTAATATATTCCCCGGTGGCCAGTCGGATGAGAAAAAGGAAGTGCAATTCCGCTTGTCGCTACCGACCAATACCAACGACAGCGACTGGGATAACAGTGACGATCCGTCTTGGGACAACTACACCAGCGCGTTGATCGACGCCCCAAAAATCGCCCTTTACGACGCCGGGGTACTGGTTTGGGGAACCGAACCAACGCCAGCCTGTGGTGCTGACACTGGTATCAACTGTATTCCATCCGCGACCGCAACCAGTACGACCACACCATATGAAACAGCCGTTAGTATCAGCCTCAGTGGCAGTGATGAAGATGGCAGCATCAATGGCTATCAACTCGATACCGCGCCAAGCCACGGCAGCGTAACCATCACGGCAAGCAGCGCCGATTACACTCCCGCCAGCGGCTACTTTGGCAGCGACAGCTTCACCTATGTGGTTGTCGATGATCAGGGGGCCAGCTCAACCCCTGCTATTGTCAGCATCACGGTGGAAGAACCTATTGTGCCAGCGGTCAGCATCAGCTCCCCGGTGGATGGCAGCGATATCATTCAAGGCAGTGATTTTGTCCTCAGCTTCGACATGTCCAATGTCGATTCGGTCGAGATTCAACTCAACGGCGGCGTCGTGGCCAGCGCCAATGCCAGTGGCGCTGTGACCCTGACCGCCCCGTCAACCACCGGCAGCTTTACTGTCTCCCTGACCGGTCTTGATGAAAGCGGTACAGCGACTGGGGCCAGTGCCACACTGACACTGAATGCCATCGTCGCACCGCCCAACAGTGCCCCTGTTGCCGCGTTCAGTGTCAGCAACAGCTTCCTGAACATCAACCTCGACGCCAGTGCATCTACCGATGACGATGGCGATACGCTGACCTATCAATGGGATCTCGGCGACGGTAATAGCGCTTCTGGTGTGACCAGCAACTATAGCTACAGTACTGCAGGTAGTTATGACATCACCCTGACCGTCAGCGATGGCGAAGACAGTGATACCTCGACACAAAGTGTCACCGTAGCCGAAGCCCAACCAGGCAGTTTTGACTGCAGTATCGGCACCATCGACGAATGGAATACCGGTGCCGTATTCAACGATATCGTCGTCACCAACCTTGGCGACAGTGCCGCTGCCTGGACCGTCGTACTACCCGTCAATGGCGCAACCAGTATCGCCAACAGCTGGGGAGCGAGCGTGGCACTCAGCGGCAGCGATATCATTGCAACCGGTGGCAGTCTGGCAGCAGGTGCAAGCTACAGCTTCGGTTTCCAGCTGGCTCATGATGGCAACTTCAGTTCCGGCGGCTGTAACGATGCATCAGGCACGACAGGCACCGATACTGGAACGGATACTGGTACAGATACCGGCACCGAGACAGGTGATACTGGCACAGCCGCTTGCAGCTTCACTATTGAAGATGAGTGGAATACCGGCTACACCGGACGTGTCGACCTGACCAATACTGGCAGCAGCAACATCGATGGCTGGGCCGTCAGCTGGAGCTTTACCGATGGCAGCACCATGACCAGCGGTTGGAACGCCAGCTTCAGCGGCAGCGATCCGATCACTGCGATACCCGTCTCCTGGAACAGCAGTATTGCACCGGGAGCGACGGTCTCCTTTGGTTTTCAGGGCGACAAAGGCAGCAGCGGCGCACCCAGCGTGACAGTCACTGGCGACATTTGCCAATAA
- a CDS encoding VUT family protein: MDTLLDELIAIVAYRHADHLMPVLVGYLATIVLLIKLGGRQWSLIYVALIPFVNWSFGWAPNWQLPFAPEFGFNPVTVVTGLVLVVRDFAQQEMQHRVLIAMAIGVAWSFYYANPSIAIASAAAFAIAELLDWVLFTFTRFRLSTRVMLSSLFAAPLDTTVFLFGAGFLTLPNWIMSVFGKLLGAAVVSAMVRAHEQKTAVAPDTPPHP, translated from the coding sequence ATGGACACACTGCTCGACGAGCTAATTGCCATCGTAGCTTATCGTCATGCCGACCACCTGATGCCGGTACTGGTTGGCTACCTGGCGACGATTGTACTGCTGATAAAGCTGGGCGGACGGCAATGGAGCCTGATTTATGTGGCGCTAATTCCGTTTGTCAACTGGAGTTTTGGCTGGGCGCCCAACTGGCAACTACCCTTTGCCCCCGAGTTTGGTTTTAACCCTGTCACGGTAGTCACCGGCCTGGTACTGGTGGTGCGGGATTTTGCCCAGCAAGAGATGCAGCACCGGGTTCTGATCGCCATGGCGATTGGTGTTGCCTGGTCGTTTTATTACGCCAACCCGTCCATTGCCATCGCCTCGGCGGCGGCATTTGCCATTGCCGAGTTGCTGGATTGGGTACTGTTTACCTTTACCCGCTTCCGCTTGTCGACACGGGTTATGCTGTCCAGCTTGTTTGCCGCGCCGCTGGATACCACGGTGTTTCTGTTCGGTGCCGGATTCCTGACCTTGCCGAACTGGATTATGTCAGTGTTCGGCAAACTGCTGGGAGCTGCAGTGGTCAGTGCCATGGTGAGAGCGCATGAACAAAAAACGGCTGTCGCCCCAGATACTCCCCCGCATCCCTAA
- a CDS encoding alpha/beta hydrolase family protein, which translates to MFEPFPGNYVWNLQTNLALVCGGNHGEVDVAIRPIKEAAAKGEDAGTALLFDSWIAVADQVTKNAEADEAAGYTLSAGTKYGRAFGYYLSAERMQSRDYAPRWEAYDKGLELFRKYVQCRGLHIDFVEIPYGDTSYPAIFVHDGSGIKRPALVSCNGLDSMKEQVYMAGHGESNLERGMYTLFVDQPGTGEALRKRGLTAVYNSEAWATPAYDYLASRADVDENKIGMFGLSLGGYYAPRAAANEPRFALCAVMGANHLWGDLQHRRQQREGENPVPHYWDHVMWVWGHDNMDSFMKYCDNITLDGQIEKIHMPFLITHGQGDRQVPVSDAYRSQEQAVNAAKCDIRVFTPEDFEIEHCGADNGTAMRDFIADWCAQTFAAMD; encoded by the coding sequence ATGTTTGAACCATTCCCGGGGAATTACGTCTGGAACCTGCAAACCAACCTGGCGTTGGTGTGTGGTGGTAACCATGGTGAGGTGGACGTTGCCATTCGTCCTATCAAGGAAGCGGCAGCGAAGGGTGAGGACGCGGGCACGGCGCTGTTGTTCGACAGCTGGATTGCGGTAGCTGATCAAGTCACTAAAAACGCCGAAGCCGATGAAGCCGCTGGTTATACCCTGTCTGCGGGCACCAAGTATGGTCGTGCCTTTGGTTATTACCTGTCGGCTGAGCGGATGCAGTCGCGGGATTACGCCCCACGCTGGGAAGCTTACGATAAAGGTCTGGAGTTGTTCCGCAAGTACGTGCAATGCCGGGGTCTGCACATCGATTTTGTTGAAATCCCCTACGGCGATACGTCTTACCCGGCAATTTTTGTCCACGATGGCAGCGGCATCAAACGTCCGGCGTTGGTGTCCTGTAATGGTCTGGATTCCATGAAAGAACAGGTTTATATGGCGGGCCATGGGGAATCGAACCTCGAACGTGGCATGTACACCCTGTTTGTGGATCAGCCAGGAACTGGCGAAGCGCTGCGCAAGCGTGGCCTGACAGCGGTTTATAACAGTGAAGCCTGGGCCACTCCGGCGTATGACTATCTGGCGTCTCGTGCCGATGTGGACGAGAACAAAATCGGTATGTTCGGTTTGTCACTGGGTGGTTATTACGCTCCTCGCGCAGCCGCCAACGAGCCGCGTTTTGCCTTGTGTGCGGTGATGGGTGCCAACCATTTATGGGGCGATTTGCAACACCGTCGCCAGCAGCGTGAAGGGGAAAATCCGGTGCCGCATTACTGGGATCACGTAATGTGGGTCTGGGGCCATGACAACATGGATTCCTTTATGAAGTACTGTGACAACATCACGCTGGATGGGCAGATCGAAAAAATCCATATGCCATTCTTGATCACTCATGGCCAGGGCGATCGTCAGGTGCCGGTATCGGACGCCTATCGCAGCCAAGAACAGGCAGTGAACGCGGCCAAGTGTGATATCCGTGTTTTCACGCCCGAAGATTTCGAAATTGAACACTGCGGTGCCGATAACGGTACGGCGATGCGTGATTTTATCGCCGACTGGTGTGCGCAAACCTTTGCAGCAATGGACTGA
- a CDS encoding TRAP transporter small permease subunit has protein sequence MLVRLERAINRFSDLLGTISAVLFLIMLVNVFIDVVLRYALNTVFIGSQEMEWHLFAAMFMLAVPYTLRAEGHVRVDLVYERLPMAMKNWIDIGGGLLLLLPFCLLVGYYGIGFAHEAWELGETSGDPGGLPARWVIKAVIPLAFFATSISGVGMILSAVNELRGVKHEHHKEAAL, from the coding sequence ATGTTAGTTCGGCTTGAGCGAGCGATTAATCGCTTTTCCGATCTGCTCGGTACGATATCCGCCGTACTGTTTCTGATCATGTTGGTGAACGTCTTTATCGACGTTGTCCTGCGCTATGCGCTAAACACCGTATTTATTGGCTCCCAGGAAATGGAATGGCACCTGTTTGCCGCCATGTTCATGCTGGCCGTGCCCTACACCCTGAGAGCCGAAGGCCATGTCCGTGTCGATCTGGTTTATGAGCGTTTGCCGATGGCGATGAAAAACTGGATTGATATTGGTGGCGGCCTGCTGCTGTTACTGCCCTTCTGCCTGCTGGTGGGTTATTACGGCATCGGTTTTGCCCACGAAGCCTGGGAGCTGGGTGAAACCTCCGGCGATCCCGGTGGCTTGCCCGCCCGCTGGGTAATCAAGGCCGTTATCCCGTTGGCCTTTTTTGCTACGTCAATCTCCGGCGTCGGCATGATTCTCAGCGCCGTTAACGAGTTACGTGGCGTCAAACACGAACACCATAAGGAGGCAGCACTGTGA
- a CDS encoding response regulator, whose amino-acid sequence MNTTRARPLIRLLIADDHPMVREGLKVSLESEHFIEVIADVSNGQQALEQAALLGPDVVLLDISMPVMGGLEACKSFRQRLPEIRLLIVTMHDNREYILKAVQAGAAGYVLKDVPTEELLLAVQTVFQGGTYFSSSVAKTLFSEFGTAPTRLSAGSHGQQALSPRETDVLALLTEGMGNKEIASQLSISVRTVEAHRLKIKQKLGINNSAGLIRYALDHGIGKPV is encoded by the coding sequence ATGAACACCACCCGCGCGCGTCCGCTTATTCGTCTGTTGATCGCGGACGATCATCCGATGGTGAGAGAAGGGCTGAAGGTCAGCCTGGAGAGCGAACACTTTATCGAAGTAATCGCCGATGTCAGCAATGGTCAACAAGCACTGGAACAGGCGGCCTTGCTGGGGCCAGACGTGGTCTTGCTGGATATTTCCATGCCGGTTATGGGAGGCCTGGAAGCCTGTAAGTCCTTTCGCCAGCGCTTGCCAGAAATTCGCCTGCTGATTGTCACCATGCACGATAACCGCGAATACATTCTCAAGGCTGTACAGGCCGGTGCGGCAGGCTATGTATTAAAAGACGTACCGACCGAAGAGCTGCTGCTGGCGGTGCAGACAGTCTTTCAGGGCGGCACCTACTTCAGTTCCAGCGTGGCCAAAACCCTGTTCAGCGAGTTCGGCACAGCGCCAACCCGGCTATCCGCAGGCAGCCATGGCCAACAGGCACTCAGCCCCCGCGAAACCGACGTACTGGCCTTACTGACCGAAGGCATGGGTAACAAGGAAATCGCCAGCCAGCTGAGCATTTCGGTACGTACCGTAGAAGCTCACCGGCTGAAGATCAAACAGAAACTGGGCATCAACAACTCCGCCGGTCTGATTCGTTACGCCCTTGATCACGGTATTGGCAAACCCGTATAA
- the gcvA gene encoding transcriptional regulator GcvA has translation MRRLPPLNALRVFEASARKSSFVAASEELAVTASAVSHQIKTLEEYLGVQLFSRNKRKVELTSAGEQYLNGIKHALDEIEVATQRLTSSHETNVVQISVAPNFLTRWLMPHMSRFQELYPDIELQINASQGLIDFNRVSTDIAIYYGNGEWDDIETHFLCKVMLVPVCSPLLMSGKYPLEKPNDLRRHTLIYVSKRKWEWEDWMHQAGVGNLVPKGSLQMSSSQLATAAAQENLGVALADSTLTSREIASGRLIVPFDIQLDTHKAFYLVYRKNRPLTAGMKAFKEWMMSEMTGETDAAAS, from the coding sequence ATGCGTCGTTTGCCGCCACTGAATGCCTTGCGAGTATTTGAAGCATCGGCCAGAAAATCCAGCTTTGTTGCCGCTTCCGAGGAGTTGGCTGTGACCGCATCGGCAGTCAGTCACCAGATCAAAACACTTGAAGAATACTTGGGCGTTCAGCTGTTCAGCCGCAACAAGCGTAAAGTCGAGCTGACGTCGGCAGGAGAGCAATACCTCAACGGCATCAAACACGCGCTGGATGAAATTGAAGTCGCGACCCAGCGACTCACCAGCAGCCACGAAACCAATGTTGTCCAGATCAGCGTGGCACCCAATTTTCTGACTCGCTGGCTGATGCCGCATATGTCCCGCTTTCAGGAGTTGTACCCGGATATCGAGCTGCAAATCAATGCCTCGCAAGGTTTGATCGATTTCAACCGCGTCAGCACCGATATTGCCATTTATTACGGTAATGGCGAGTGGGATGACATCGAAACCCACTTCCTCTGCAAGGTCATGCTGGTGCCGGTGTGCAGTCCGTTGCTGATGAGCGGCAAATACCCGCTGGAAAAACCCAATGACTTACGCCGTCATACGCTGATTTACGTCAGCAAGCGCAAGTGGGAATGGGAAGACTGGATGCACCAGGCGGGTGTTGGCAACCTGGTGCCGAAGGGCAGTTTGCAGATGTCGAGCAGCCAGCTGGCCACTGCGGCTGCACAGGAAAACCTCGGTGTGGCCCTGGCAGACAGTACGCTGACCTCCCGTGAAATTGCTTCCGGGCGGCTGATCGTTCCCTTCGATATTCAGCTGGATACTCACAAGGCCTTTTATCTGGTGTATCGCAAAAATCGTCCGCTCACGGCTGGCATGAAAGCCTTCAAGGAATGGATGATGAGCGAAATGACAGGTGAGACAGACGCAGCAGCCTCATAA
- a CDS encoding cache domain-containing protein, which translates to MNLSLKAKILLLTVLPLIALSLTISWMYQRQAKELAQQQVDIFEENLMASRREALKNHVHLAMNSIFPVLEQLDGGLEHSIAEYQIKHQLRGMRYGSDGYFFAYTPDGINLVHPTQPNLEGQDLIGLQDENGQFVIRDLLNIAKAGGGYYQYLWRKPTDGNDVNKLSYVVQIPELGWMMGTGLYVDDIAKEIALMKQKVASNVRNSVWASTILLIVTLSTVVLIVTLVNMHTTQLADQHLQQLANRFVTFQVIQRRHFARELHDGINQLLVSAKLRLNLADKQWPDRQALEHQTKAVEQLNIAIQEIRRISHNLRPVLLDDLGLEAALHGLLDELEEQSHIDTRRRIRLPRERLPDAIEMTIYRVVQEAITNIRKHARATQVTLSLTASFQQLVLTMGDNGCGFASDEDASGIGLMNMRERVELLGGKFSVRSRRTKGTLVKAAFLLNPEPELARGPVLSKEPK; encoded by the coding sequence GTGAATCTGTCTCTCAAAGCCAAAATCCTGTTGCTGACCGTACTGCCACTGATTGCGCTGTCACTGACCATCAGCTGGATGTATCAGCGACAGGCCAAGGAGCTGGCGCAACAACAAGTCGATATTTTTGAAGAAAATCTGATGGCCAGCCGCCGCGAGGCGCTGAAAAACCACGTCCATCTGGCCATGAACTCCATCTTTCCAGTCCTCGAACAACTCGACGGCGGCCTTGAACACTCGATTGCCGAATACCAAATCAAGCATCAACTGCGTGGTATGCGTTATGGCAGCGATGGCTACTTTTTTGCCTACACCCCCGATGGCATCAATCTGGTACACCCCACCCAGCCGAATCTGGAAGGACAGGATCTGATTGGCCTGCAGGATGAAAACGGTCAGTTCGTCATACGTGATTTGCTCAATATCGCCAAAGCTGGCGGCGGTTATTACCAGTACCTCTGGCGTAAGCCGACCGATGGCAACGACGTCAACAAACTCAGCTATGTCGTCCAGATCCCGGAATTGGGATGGATGATGGGTACCGGCCTGTATGTTGACGACATTGCCAAAGAAATTGCCCTGATGAAGCAAAAGGTCGCCAGCAATGTGCGTAACAGTGTCTGGGCTTCAACCATTTTGCTGATTGTCACCCTCTCGACCGTGGTGCTGATTGTCACCCTGGTCAATATGCACACCACCCAACTGGCCGATCAGCACTTGCAACAGCTGGCCAACCGGTTTGTGACCTTCCAGGTGATACAGCGGCGTCATTTTGCCCGAGAATTACACGATGGCATCAACCAGCTGCTGGTGTCGGCCAAATTGCGGCTGAATCTTGCCGACAAACAATGGCCAGACCGCCAGGCGCTGGAGCATCAAACCAAAGCCGTCGAACAACTGAATATCGCCATTCAGGAAATCCGCCGCATCTCCCATAACCTGCGCCCGGTGTTGCTGGATGATCTGGGACTGGAAGCCGCGTTACATGGCCTGCTGGATGAGCTTGAAGAACAATCCCACATCGATACCCGCCGCCGTATCCGGCTGCCACGGGAACGCCTGCCCGATGCCATAGAAATGACCATCTATCGCGTCGTGCAGGAAGCCATTACCAATATCCGCAAACACGCCAGAGCAACCCAGGTCACCCTCAGTCTGACCGCCAGTTTTCAGCAACTGGTACTGACCATGGGAGACAACGGCTGCGGTTTCGCCAGTGACGAAGATGCCAGCGGTATTGGCCTGATGAACATGCGTGAACGGGTCGAGCTACTAGGAGGAAAGTTTAGTGTTCGCAGTCGACGTACCAAAGGTACACTTGTGAAAGCAGCTTTTCTGCTCAACCCGGAGCCGGAACTGGCGCGGGGCCCAGTACTCAGCAAGGAACCCAAATGA